The Rhododendron vialii isolate Sample 1 chromosome 1a, ASM3025357v1 region AATCATTTGAAAAGAATTACTACTAATTAAGCATCAACAATGTGAGGGTCAAGACCCAAATGCTTCCTAGTTTTTCCAACAAACAAGTCCCTGGATTTGATCAAGCCAGGTGCGACTCCAATGACTGTCGTGAACGGAAACTGAGCCACGGCCTCTCTCCTCCCCAGCGAAACAAAAGCCTTTGTGGAGGAACGAGGCTCGTACGCTGCCATCTTGCTTTGTCTCCCTCCGGCGAGCAAGATGCTCAAGTTCTTCGCGGCCACTAGAGCATGCTTTTGTGCCGAATACCCCTGCTTCATTTCCTGCCAGGGAATAATTTTCAGATGCACAGCAGATTAGATATGGTTGAGGCCATCTCAATTTCCTCTAAATTGATTGAGCATTCCGTAACAAAGACGAATCGTAGTTTGATATAAAGCTTGCATAGAAATATCTAGCCAGACGGGTCAACTTGTCTCCTCTCCTACACAGCTAACCAAGGTCGATCAAGTCGACTCCACTGATTAGCGAATCAATCGGATATCAGTAAGTACTTGATCAAAAAATCCAATTTTACCCCAGGAATTGACTTTTTTCTGTCGAGTACTTTTCGATACTCAATTGAGATGTAGGAACGCTCTCAACCTACTGAATAGATGCATTGTCGTCTCGATTCAGAAGAAGACAGACCAAACTTATCTGACAAGAAACTACCATTACTCACCTTTATATCAGTGATGTCTCCAATTGCAAAGACATTTCTGTGCCCCTTGACTCTCAGATTCTCATCAACCACCAGCCTTCCAAGCTCATCCAAACTACCTTTCAACATTGTCCCCTTGAGCCATTCTGAACCAAGCGGCTTCCCTGTGCACAAGAAGTGGCAATCCGCTTCGATAATTTCTCCGGAAGAAGTCACGTACGCTCCTCCTGAATTCGAGTCCAAATCGACACTCTGCTCCAGCTTCACATCCACGTGCTTCGATTTCAACCATTCGAGGCTCTTGTTCGAAGCTTTTGGCCCGATGAATTCCAGCAGCCTGTACCCATTGTGCACCAAAGTAACATCCTTCTCGGGATAATCGAACGCGATTTCTCCGGCGAGTTCGACGCCGGTGGGGCCGCCTCCGACGATCAGAATGGATTTAGCCCCTTTGATTTTCTCATTATCTGTCATGGAAAGATTAGTACATTAGTCCAAGCGTAATTGGCATCAAAATAGAACTCCCATGTTAGGATATCGTAACTCCGTGAACGTAAATACACCTCAACAATACCATACTCACATAACGAAACAGTAGCCCCAGTGGTGGGCaccactaactacaactaacaatactgactttcgTCAAACAAGTGCTATAGTATTTTACCTGCTTGGTATTGTTGAAGTCTCTCAAATCTAGTCGTCGGAACAGGATCGTGGTGACCGGTGGCAATGACGAGATAATCGTAGGGAATGGAGCGCCCCTCCGCCGTCAAGACTTCCGTAGGGGTGACGTCGATGGCGGGGGACGTAATTACATGGCCGTTGGTGAGGTAATCGCGGTGGCGAATCACCGATCTCTCCGCAAACGATGGCTCCACCATTCCCCTCAAACTTGCCCATGGTATTTCGAAATAATCTTTCCTGATCCCACACAGTTACATTTGACTTGATCAGTACCGAGaaaataacaacttttttcAAGTGCAATCGAAAGATTTTGAGGGTGGTTTTAATAAATCTAATGTAATTATGTAAGTTATACAcagattttctctctcttcgatcCTCTAACATCAATTACAGTATTAATGTAAAATGAGCTGGTGCTTAATTATTTGTTAAGGAACATAGGCCGACAAGAAAttattccaacaaaaaaaaatatgagagagagaaagagagaattgaTGAGAAAATCTTACGAATCGATGAGGGTGAGAGCAGCACGGAATTGGAGAGATCTTGCAACGAGGGAACCAGCTACTCctcctcccaccaccaccaccctttTATTCTCCATCccaattctttttttctgttcttcACCCCTCCTCTGCTTTCCCCTGAATTATACTCCACagattttaagagagagagagagagagtttggtcTTCATTGTGATTTGAATTGGTCTAGAAGGCATTTGGGGTTGACACCAACGTAGCAATTGCGGCAATCAATCATTGTCAACGAGGGGTTTGCGATCTGGTACATTGGAGAGCAGAGCATGTACTTTGTCCTCGATCCACAGATATTTATAATCGAAGAGTTTACAATGATTAAAAGGACCGGGGCGTGTTGTAAAATTTACGTATGGGACGAGCAATTTGGGACGATGGAGTAAAGAAGTGGATATAAAGATCGAGAAAATATGGTGTGGTAATAATGTAGTAGATTCATGTGGAAGTAACGATATCTACACGTACAATCCATAACGCGCTATATTGATCTGAATAATTATTTCTTCTATTTCTCTCAGATGGTTTTGGTCAGTATAAAGTCAAAAAATGCGTTGGGGAAAAGTCATGGTACTcgttttgatgattttgaagtGGTCCATCTAAAGAATATCTGGATGCTTCTAATTAAAGTGACTCGTCCACCTTTTTTCAACGTataattaatttatttcttactttatagtat contains the following coding sequences:
- the LOC131324449 gene encoding uncharacterized protein LOC131324449, with translation MENKRVVVVGGGVAGSLVARSLQFRAALTLIDSKDYFEIPWASLRGMVEPSFAERSVIRHRDYLTNGHVITSPAIDVTPTEVLTAEGRSIPYDYLVIATGHHDPVPTTRFERLQQYQADNEKIKGAKSILIVGGGPTGVELAGEIAFDYPEKDVTLVHNGYRLLEFIGPKASNKSLEWLKSKHVDVKLEQSVDLDSNSGGAYVTSSGEIIEADCHFLCTGKPLGSEWLKGTMLKGSLDELGRLVVDENLRVKGHRNVFAIGDITDIKEMKQGYSAQKHALVAAKNLSILLAGGRQSKMAAYEPRSSTKAFVSLGRREAVAQFPFTTVIGVAPGLIKSRDLFVGKTRKHLGLDPHIVDA